Proteins from a single region of Cydia strobilella chromosome 2, ilCydStro3.1, whole genome shotgun sequence:
- the LOC134755494 gene encoding lipase member H-like translates to MFKIIYFTFLSMSIMAIEYSKFDQGISNGFLSDCPGSTKPATIKPKSLEQLKLAVLGPGNVLLAQWTDYNYYQMKKLSKNPEIDFTKKTVIYIPGYFQTNGLPGPRVIGTLYKELGYNVLILEYFYFTINHFPLAARMIRPVGKHVAEMLANLTMHGLDPKKLELVTLSLGGHTASFIAKNYRQLTGKNISAITALEPSGPCFRYLGPDQRLDPSDADFVFTVHSNIDAYGIATPLGHVSIYVNGGEYQHNDIWSVPCLIVCSHVKSYFLWMSALINPGIFVAMQCDSVQQARDGDCYEREPKVSNTMDIFVDKSKPGIYYLPTFNRYPYGLGTKGLKREENQYLKHFNWLNAEEVLTL, encoded by the exons atgttcaaaataatatattttacatttttgtctATGTCTATAATGGCAATAGAATATTCCAAATTTGATCAAGGCATATCTAATGGATTTCTTTCAGACT gTCCTGGATCGACAAAACCTGCCACCATCAAGCCAAAGTCCTTGGAACAACTAAAACTGGCCGTCCTAGGACCAGGCAACGTACTATTAGCACAATGGACTGATTACAATTACTACCAAATGAAGAAATTATCCAAAAATCCTGAAATAGACTTCACGAAAAAGACAGTTATTTATATACCTGGATATTTTCAAACGAATGGGCTCCCCGGTCCAAGAGTAATCGGAACCTTATACAAGGAATTGGGATATAACGTACTTATTCTggaatacttttattttaccatCAATCATTTTCCACT GGCAGCACGCATGATACGGCCAGTGGGAAAACATGTAGCCGAAATGCTGGCTAATCTAACAATGCACGGGCTAGATCCAAAAAAACTAGAGCTAGTGACCCTCAGTCTCGGCGGCCACACCGCAAGCTTCATAGCCAAAAACTACCGTCAACTGACCGGCAAAAACATCTCTGCTATCACAGCTTTAGAACCATCTGGGCCTTGCTTCAGATACCTCGGACCCGACCAAAGACTGGACCCATCTGACGCAGATTTCGTATTTACTGTGCATTCAAATATAGACGCTTATGGCATAGCAACTCCTCTTGGACATGTGTCAATCTATGTCAACGGGGGTGAATACCAGCATAATGATATTTGGAGTGTACCTTGTCTTATAGTTTGTAGTCACGTTAAATCATACTTCTTGTGGATGTCAGCACTTATAAATCCTGGTATTTTCGTGGCGATGCAATGTGATTCTGTACAGCAGGCGAGGGATGGAGATTGCTACGAGAGGGAACCTAAAGTATCGAACACTATGGATATATTTGTCGATAAAAGTAAGCCGGGTATATATTATCTTCCTACATTTAACCGATACCCGTACGGGCTGGGAACGAAAGGTTTGAAGAGGGAAGAAAACCAGTATTTGAAGCATTTTAACTGGCTCAATGCTGAGGAAGTACTGACGCTGTAG